A genomic window from Centroberyx gerrardi isolate f3 chromosome 14, fCenGer3.hap1.cur.20231027, whole genome shotgun sequence includes:
- the naa80 gene encoding N-alpha-acetyltransferase 80, whose protein sequence is MSSGVRLLSVCEEPVSEPTASANSTLEAGDGPDVDLHPVPTSDCQTEPVKKIHEISTWDAEVTEELHAVPTRSRKTEAADKLHEDPSSDSEHPEKIRAVPIHRRPDLLAPCADLVNSEWQRSQAARVHSLQKSCPEFPVCLILLRGSRDTERLLGHARLSRVVGHGGSLFVESVVVSRAERGRGYGRTLMEETERYARSRGFKRLCLTTHDKQHFYGHLGYVLSTPVQNAGAMTTFVPMEVLLRFSRMPGGEASAGPPPPPASIPPPPPPLLLPPPPPPPASIPPPPPPSIPPPPPPPQSAGLQVVQTLTETPYRDAKGVSIFWMHKDI, encoded by the exons ATGTCGTCAGGCGTTCGCTTGCTCTCAGTATGTGAGGAGCCAGT GTCTGAACCGACAGCATCGGCAAACTCCACGTTGGAGGCAGGAGACGGGCCGGACGTTGACCTGCACCCCGTCCCAACgtcagactgtcagacagaaCCAGTTAAGAAAATCCATGAGATCTCCACATGGGACGCAGAAGTCACAGAGGAGCTCCACGCTGTCCCAACAAGAAGCAGGAAAACAGAAGCCGCAGACAAACTCCACGAAGACCCTTCGTCGGACTCGGAGCATCCAGAGAAGATCCGCGCGGTCCCGATCCACCGGCGTCCGGACCTGCTGGCTCCCTGCGCCGACCTGGTGAACTCAGAGTGGCAGAGGAGCCAGGCGGCGCGGGTCCACTCCCTCCAAAAGTCCTGTCCAGAGTTCCCCGTCTGCCTGATCCTCCTGCGGGGCTCCAGAGACACGGAGCGGCTGCTGGGCCACGCCCGGCTGTCCCGGGTCGTAGGTCACGGAGGCAGCCTGTTCGTGGAGTCGGTGGTCGTGTCGAGGGCGGAGCGAGGGAGGGGCTACGGCCGGACGCTGATGGAGGAGACGGAGCGCTACGCCAGGAGCCGCGGGTTCAAGCGGCTGTGCCTGACCACGCACGATAAGCAGCACTTCTACGGCCACCTCGGCTACGTGCTGTCCACGCCCGTGCAGAACGCCGGCGCCATGACGACGTTCGTTCCCATGGAGGTGCTGCTGAGGTTTTCCAGGATGCCGGGTGGAGAGGCGAGCGCGGG tcctcctccacctcctgcctctatccctcctccacctcctcctcttcttcttcctcctcctcctccacctcctgcctctatccctcctcctccccctccctccatccctcctcctcctcctcctcctcagtctgcAGGGCTGCAGGTAGTTCAGACTCTGACTGAAACTCCCTACAGAGACGCCAAGGGAGTCTCCATCTTCTGGATGCATAAAgacatctga